AGAAAAAGCAGACCTAATGAGGTCACCACACCAGCAGTATGAAAGAACATGCACATTGGcatttaaattttcattctTAACAACTCTCCGAAAAAAGTCGGTGCAACCATCTTGAAGGATCAAACGCTCTCCAGCACGCTTTATATCTTCTATATTTATACCCTTGAGAACCCCTGACTCGACAACCCTATTATTTGCTGAGTTCTCGAATTTTGAGAGTTGCTCAAGTGCCACAGACAGTTCTTTATAATCAAAATCTTCCACTGAAAATCATACAAGAACAAAGCAAATCAACGAAATCTTACAAAACACATATTCTATCTAGAGAAGTTAAGACCATATGAGAGAGAATACAGAAAATCATCATACATCTATTGGCAGGCATAATGCTTTCTATACATTGCTCATACTCCTCTGTATATTGTTTAGATAGAAAACCCCAGGTATTCCTGAGGTCAGAAGACGACATTCGAGTTATTTGATCTTCAGTCTGATTCTGATCAGATTTTGGTGCCGTCACTATAGCAATTTCTGCCAAGATGGCAGATGAATCAACAACAGTGCATGTTAAATCAAAATCAGAAAAAATCACAAGATGATCTTCTGCAGGGTTATGTCCTTTAGTCAAGGGTGCTATAGTTGGCTGAAAAAGTGGTTGAGCAGTAAAGAAGTCTATTTCAAGCTTTATTGCCTGGTAATAAAGCTTTTCAATGACATCGAGTTCTTCACCGGTCAAAGAGACACTTAGTTTGTCGAGCAAATCTTCAGTTTGCAGAGCAGAAGCctaaattcaaatataagaaTAACTGAGTAATTAGGGCACAAGAATGCCATGATTAAATGTATATTCGACCAAGACTCAAAATAATATCCAAGCAACCACAAAGGCTATATATGGTATGGCTCTACTGTCAACATGACAAACCTGGAAACCATCAGAGGAATAGTTGTCGATCCACTTGCTATACGGGTGAGTACTTTCGTCAGAGTCCAGAAGTTCCTTGATCTTTTTACCAAGAAAGGCATAAAGCCTCATGCAAGGAGTCATGGCACCTATAGTATAAGCAGCAATTTTTGTTTTCTCAAATGGTGTTGCAAGTTTACCAGAACTTTTAAGTCCTTCAATCTTCCCAGAAGCGGTAGCCAACAAGAAGTTGGTATACTTAATTGTTGCAGTATTAACACTGTGCTCTTTGGCAAGGTCCAATCCCCATTCCTACACATCATTAGCATAAAATCGCAATAATATAAGCTGTATGAGttaaaagggggagaaaatacAAGCATGTGTAAAGTACATATTGACTGTTCGAAAATTCCATGAAGCAAGCAAGCATGAGATGAGACACATTTTGTTcatttaaactttaaatatcGGCTTAATCCTAAACATGGAATCAACACTATAAACAACAATAATGACGACAACAAATGGTGCATAAGCAAAACCCAACTTTCCTCtcataaataaacaataatttataaGTACTCTTAATCTGTTCCTGGAATGGATGTCCCTCAAGGTCATATTCCAAATTTCCAATCACATAAAACTTCACTATTATGCATACAAATGTTTCAAGTTTTCCAAGGTAATAGGAATCCAATCAGCATTTAGCAGACaatttatctttactattagtaAGCAACCCCTTAGTATTATTTGGACCTGTCCCGTTcaaaaatggaaattgtgacAGCTGCCTTCTTCCCCTTGAAGACTTCATAATTCAAGTCACAATTCACAAACATAAGTAGTAGAATTACAatgaacaatatttaaaaaaaattgcccAATTTCAGGCCAATTTTACGAGGAAAAATGTCTTACCTCTACCAGTGAGTCATGCATCTTCAGCTCCTCTAAAACTTCCTTCCTCAACTGAGAGAGTCCAAGTTTATCGTCATCATCGTCTGCACACTCTTCAGCCAACTCATACCTATGAAatcatagaaactcaaagaatAAACACAAACAACCATATTACTTACCATAACCTTTTAATAATATCTTCCTCTCTTAAAAAAAGACAGAAAAATGATAGTAAGGAAGAGGGAAGTCTTGCACGGTGTTCTAGATTTTAAATACTGAAACTCACCTCAATCAAATGATTATACAATCTCACCAAATAATCAAACTCTCCAGTTTTGGTTGCTGAGAAAAACTGACAAACAGAAGAAAACAAAtagacataaaataaaattccatACACATGAAATTTTAGTTTCACTCACTTATAAAATCCACAAGTTCATTTACACTTACTTTCAAATCACATGAATTCAGTCTAGAGAACATTTCATTTCCACCATCCAATACAACAAACATATTCCAATATTCTAATATATCTATATAGAATATAGTTGTCTACATagatcaaaaatcaaaatcaaacgtatttatttatctatctgTCTGTCTATCTACTTTATTTTGTAAACTTTCTCAGCAACCAAAACTTTGATTAGGGATAAGTaagcatattaattaattaattaatactattgaAGGACACTCACGCTAGAGCGAAAGCGCGAAGAAAATGAACATCTTGAGCGATGTATTGACGAAAGGAATCGATCTTCAAGTTTCCGGACGCTAAGGAGATCACAAAGGGAGTATACATAGCGAAGATGGATTCGCGGTTGAACTTGATCCAGAAACGCTTCGCGAGTCCAGCTTCGCTGTTGTTGTGGATTGCTGCCATTGGGATTCGGATTCTAACCGACGATCTTGAGTGAGGAACGAAACCTCCAAATGAGATAGAACGACGGATTATTTTGATACTCGGATTCAAAGTCGGAAGGGTTTTTATAGGGTTTCGGAGGAACCACCGCATACGCATCAAGTCAATCAAACACACAACGGTGATGCCTAACgcaatctctctctctctctctctctctctctctccctaactcaatctctctctcttcttctttctttatgTGTTACTTTTACAATGTACacagagaaagagagagaaggaGAGAGAAAGAggagaagaaagaa
The genomic region above belongs to Cicer arietinum cultivar CDC Frontier isolate Library 1 chromosome 4, Cicar.CDCFrontier_v2.0, whole genome shotgun sequence and contains:
- the LOC101490905 gene encoding bifunctional TH2 protein, mitochondrial; translated protein: MRMRWFLRNPIKTLPTLNPSIKIIRRSISFGGFVPHSRSSVRIRIPMAAIHNNSEAGLAKRFWIKFNRESIFAMYTPFVISLASGNLKIDSFRQYIAQDVHFLRAFALAYELAEECADDDDDKLGLSQLRKEVLEELKMHDSLVEEWGLDLAKEHSVNTATIKYTNFLLATASGKIEGLKSSGKLATPFEKTKIAAYTIGAMTPCMRLYAFLGKKIKELLDSDESTHPYSKWIDNYSSDGFQASALQTEDLLDKLSVSLTGEELDVIEKLYYQAIKLEIDFFTAQPLFQPTIAPLTKGHNPAEDHLVIFSDFDLTCTVVDSSAILAEIAIVTAPKSDQNQTEDQITRMSSSDLRNTWGFLSKQYTEEYEQCIESIMPANRLEDFDYKELSVALEQLSKFENSANNRVVESGVLKGINIEDIKRAGERLILQDGCTDFFRRVVKNENLNANVHVLSYCWCGDLIRSAFSSADLNEMNVHANEFTYEGSVSTGDIVKRVESPIDKVQAFRNLLKDCNDDKKKLTIYIGDSVGDLLCLLEADVGIVVGSSSSLRTVGMQFGISFVPLFSGLVKKQKEFSEESSSNWKGLSGILYTVSSWAEVHAFVLGC